From Planifilum fulgidum:
AAACTGGGCGAATACCGCGAGCACGCCAACCGGATTTCCTATGTGCGGCTCGGGGGCTGGTGGAACATCTGCCTCCGGTGGATCACGCCGGTCCTGCTCACCTGCATGCTGTTGATGACGCTGCTCAACGAGTTCAGCAAGCCCTATGAAGATTATCCCTACAGCGGGCTGCTCGCCTTCGGGTGGAGCGTGTTGGGAATCATCCTGATCGGTGCCCTGTACTTCACGAGATTGCGGCAGGAAGGAGGAAATGCGTGATGGGCGTTTCGGCGTGGATCATGTTTTTGCTCGGCGCCGCCGGTTTGTGGGGCGGATTGGCCTATTTCCTGTGGCATCACATCAAGGCGGAAAAGCAAGTCCAGCAAGAAGGTCAGTCCTGACCAAAAAAAAGCCCCCGACCAGGGGGCTGAGATTGATGACAAACCCCCTGGCTCTTTTCGCAAGAAAAGCG
This genomic window contains:
- a CDS encoding MetS family NSS transporter small subunit, whose translation is MGVSAWIMFLLGAAGLWGGLAYFLWHHIKAEKQVQQEGQS